In Notolabrus celidotus isolate fNotCel1 chromosome 22, fNotCel1.pri, whole genome shotgun sequence, the genomic stretch TTTGAATAGGTGACTTTTATAGAAATGgtaaacatttgaaatgttgtaGTTTAttcctaaaatataaaacattgaGATTGTTAGGAATGTTTTCAGATTTCCTAATGCTCTACTAATTGATATATTTTTAGAATACCAACAAACTGCTtacatgatttaaaacaaacttACTTCAAGCAACAAAAACTCTGAAACACAGGAATCTCTGAATCACAGGAATCCACATCAAACACACGTCACAAGCACAATGAACCAACACAGAAGGGAGAGGCCAAAtagacacactgggtaacgagtaaagacacacaggtgaggacaacaggtagtaaaactaaacttaacacacaagaatattctacaaaataaaacactgaaaaccaaatcaagaccacaggaaatcaaagacaaGGAATACACATGAGTATACAAAAAAGGCAAACATAACAAAAGGGAaatgaacacatgaaacaaaagacCCTGGAAACTTAACACACCACAACAGAGACAAGAACAACCAAAAATCTCCAAGAGAAAACAGACATAAATGTGACAATTTCAGTCTttgaaaaataagcatttactCATTATGAACTTTTGCTGCTAAAACTTTTTGCtgcattttagtcttttatatcACAAAATAGCAAAATAACAATTGTGATTTTCTCTTATAAGTAAAGTTTTTAATGATGAATTACTCAATCTATCTATCAGTGTTAGGGACAGAAAGCATTAGATGTGTGTTCTGTTCAACAGGCTCTGGACTGACACAGATTGGCTGTATTTGTCACTTGTCTTGTAATTATAGTTTTCTCATGCTGGGCTCTATCAAACAGGACCTGTTTGCACATGATCTCCTCCCACAAGATGACATGAGAAACATTTGGCTCCTGTCCACAGTATTGTCCATGTTGTCCTGAAAAGAACTATGTGTAACTCACTGCCATCTCCACAATCGTTGTTTTCTGGAGTTATGGGAAAACCACTAAGGTCAAAGAAAATGCACGTTGGCTTACATCTTCGAAAGGAGCTCGTCAAAAAGGAACAATGTAGAGTTAGCATAGGTCATAATTCAGACTCAAAACCACTGGATTCTCCTCGTTATCTTGTTTGGTTTTCTGCAGGAGCCTGGGAGCGTCCTGCGCAAATTATCCATTAAACAAAAAAGGAGATATCTCAAAAGTGTTGGGTGTAGCTACCGTTAACTGCAACATATAGGGTCGCTCTCTGCTCTGGCATCATGAACAGAGTTTGAAGACTAAATTTAAAGGTAATTACTATGACAGTGAGAGGAGAAAACTGAAATAACCCTGAGCTTTTCAAAGCTGTCATTATCATTGGAATTGTAATGACAAGGTTTGGGTCTCTTCAATAGACTTTCTGGGGTAGGACACCCACAAACATGGCATTCCTGAGGCCAACATTGCAGCATATTAATGATATATTGCACAGTGTAGATTACAAAGCTGGGGTCCCTTTTCATGCTTTACGGTTTCAGTTAACTTGAAACAAAATACCAAAAGTACCTCTCTTTGAAACATTGTGTTTGCAGTGTGCTGTGTCATGCTGTAAAGAGACATTACTCACTGTGTTTTAGAAGTGCATGTTTTACATGACATGATTTTGCAGCATACAGACTTTCCAATACATTTGTAAGTGATTAAATCTTGAGTGAATATAAACTTGTGTTGTAAAATTTTAGTTTGTGTGACATGCACGATTCAGGGCTGACCCTATTCCTCACAtcataatgtaatataaaagtATTACTAGGTGTGTCTTCAAAATGAACACATGCAGTGATTCATGCAGTAAAATTAATCTAATAGTGGATTATAGCttgatttatttctaaatgaGTTTCTACATCAACCACAAGATGTGTCTTAACATTAAACGTCTGAAAACACCCAAGAATGGTTTCAAAAGAAAATGCAAACGCCAGACGAAACATGTCTTCAAAATGGTATTTCTTTTGGGACATTTCATTAAGGGCTTATCACTCACATTATCACACTGTTAACATGAAACCAAGACATCTCCAGGCACAAGTCAGTGAGAGGTCCTGCACATGTACGCTTTGATAGGGGCGAACGACCATTCTGGTTACCCGCAGGATTTGAAAAAAGTAGCCACAGTAtttagaaaaaaggaaggaggaaagaaagtcCAATATTTTTAGTCCAAATTACAGTGTTGGAACAGTGCTTTGCACAGTCGAGTGTCCTGGGAGTGGAATGGCATGATGGGTGAACACTAGTGCCAAGCCCCACCCTCCCCACATTGTCCTCTCTGTGGACTTCCCGCACTCTCTCGTGCCCATCTGAAGGACCTCTGCCCTCCCCTTACCCTCCTGACTGGGCTGGCTGGCGGACGGCTCGGTTTCTGCCTCAGTCTCCTGCTGCTGCGTGAGGTGAAACAGGCTCATACTTAAAGCACATGTTAAGTTGGGGTCTTGGCTGGGTCAGTCCTCCCGGGATGCCTCCATTGCTAGACTACCAGCGCCCActgtttctgtccttttttctgTTGATACGAAGTGGGTGGAAAATATCACAGTGAAGTACAAATCTCAGTTCATGTAAGGTCTCTGAGTTTCTGTGCCCCTCTACTGTGGGATATCCTTCATGCATCTGCATCCTGCCCCAGATCTAGTAACATTACATGATGCAGCATTAGCTGATGCAGGACAGCATGGTTTATGATGCTGTGCCAACCACCCACCTAAAGCAGAGAAACAGCCACTCATGCTTTTCATGCATTCTGTCGTGAAACGTGCCATGCTGCCCAAATATTTTTCCCTTGGAAAGGCTGCGGTTAACACAGTGATGAGTGGGAGTGAGATGATTGCAAACATTCTTTTAACTTTTATGCCAGCTGGGTGCAGGTCACATTTGCATTTTAGAAGGTTGGTGAGAGGCTGCAGTGGATTTTATGTAGGGATTattgtctgatcattaagaagAGGTTAAAGGGGATCTTTGTTTATATAATTAATTCCAGGGACTCAACATGATTCAGTGGAGGTAGTGATAAAACAACCACCTACAACCCCAAATGAGTCACATTTTCTGTCTGAAAGAGGAGTGTGAGCCTCAGTTCATTTATTGTCTACCTCATAAACCtgagatattttaaattaaGCAAGACACACTAGTACCCACATTGTAAAGGTTAATTCCGGTACAAACAGTGGAAAATTGTAATATCTTAGTTCATCTGTAAAACTCTGGATGACATCCAGATGGGAACTTGCATCACCCTTCATTTGCGCTGTTGTGAAAGTCCAAAGAGTTGCAAGATTTTGCGTAAGTCTTAAATACACCCATAAAAGGTATTTTAAGAACATTTCTTGAGTGTTTTAAACTTAAGCCATTCATTtaacctctttaaaaaaaactttctcctttcttaaggggatttttttttggctcCAGAACAACTAGTAAAGATGAGGAGGGGAAAAACATAACCAAAAATAATACTGTcccctgaagaaaaaaaagaagggaaaaaaggaaatgcaaTTGCAGGTAGTCAGCCTCCAGCTCCCAGGAGGAGGGGGGACTCCTGATGGAGCTGGGATGGACTGTCACAGGATTGGTGGATGGCTGCTCCCGGCGTGGCCCCATGCCAAGCCCTTATGTCTTTATATACGTAAACAGATGACCGGACAGTCCTGAGTGTGCATCGCATCCACTctgcctctctccatctcctctgcaCCCTTCCTGTCAATCTTTCACTCCAGCATCCACCgaggcttcttcttcttctccacctcaactctactttttttcttcccctttttttaaactccaGTTGTCTCTTCTTCACGAGTACAATGGCAGCTCCGAGCCTGCTCCTCACTGTAACCGTGTGGCTCCTCTCTGAGAGCCTCTTAACGGAGGCAACTTACTACCGGCACCACCGATACGTCCCCCACTTCTACCGGTACCGGGAGCACTCTGCCAACGCGGAAAACCTCCTCCCTGAGATCTCCAACCCGGCGCCTGCAGTCACGCAACCCCGCGTCCCGACCTACCCAGAGATCCCCGAGGTGTTCCATCCGGTGCCTGAGGTCATCCATCCCATCCCGGAGGCTTTCAACCCGGTGCCTGAAGTGGTGTACCCAGCACCTGAGCCCTTCCACCGGCCCCTGGTTCACGAGCCGGAGCCTGAAGCCTCATCCCCCGTCAACGTGAGCCGGGTTTTCTTCGGGATCATGTTTGACGCAGGGAGCACAGGCAGCAGGATCCACATCTACAAGTTCATCCAGAAAGATCCGGGTAAGTGCACCGGTTCCCCTCCTTTCTCTTAACCACTAGGATAGTCTATTGCACATGCAGCCGGCTCCCACTCTGTCTGCGTACTGTTGGGTCATTCACTGTGTGGTGTAAGGACAAACATGCACAGGCAGAGCGCACGGGTAATACAGCTTCTAAAAGTAGCTGAGGTGGACTTTAATTTGCCTGTCTGACTCATCTATGTAGGAAGTAGACCTCTTAAACTGGGTCAGGATGCAGTCTAAATATCACCAGTTGTAAAAGAGAAGATATGCAATTACATgtacttctgactccttttagtcgAGCTGCCAGTTCTGGATAATGAAATGTACCACGCAGTGAAGCCTGGACTCTCCGCTTATAAGGACAACCCTGAGGAGGTATGTGTGAGCTTGTTGTTTGTATCATAACTTGTGAATTATCAAGTGTGTAGAAGAGTTGTTGACTTTCTGCAAAACTTAAAACCACACAGGTTTTCTTTTGGTTGGGTTGATGTGATGTCAAATCTGTGTAATCACAAAAATGTCCCGTGCCGATGCTGCCCACAACTGTTTTATAGAGACTTTGATCACTGTTGCAATTTTGAAGTGTGATTGAGAAATCTCAATCTGATGTCACCTTTTCTGCAGGGCGGCAACACCATCCGACAGCTGCTTAAGATCGCAAAGAAGACAGTGCCAGAGGATTACTGGAAGAGGACCCCAGTGGTCCTGAAGGCCACAGCAGGTCTGCGTATGCTGCCCGAAGACAGAGCCATTGCTATTCTGAAGGAGGTGAGGcacgtttctctctctccctttctcgcTCTCTGCCCTCAGACAGTTTGGCACAAACACTGCCTGTCCCGCCACGGAACGGGATGAGAAACCACTAAGTGCTTACAAGtgtcacagaaaaaaaggaaaaggcagCAGCTCTGCCCATTTGGTGGCTATCATGTtgcaaaaaaacagctgttgtgggGTTGTGTGGAGTAACcatatttgtcatttaaagTATTAAATCCAGGCTTCTGTTCCAGCCATGCTTGTGGTTGAGTTATCTGTCAATCTAAAGCTGAGAAGGCACAGTTTGTCTTCTGCAACTGAAACACACCATGTCCTCAGTACatgagtttatttttgctgtgtaGTTTTGTGTTAATGTATAGCTTTAACACATGCCTAGTAGATGTTGATATAAAATGATGAATCTGTTCCACAGGTGAGAGACGTGTTTGATGAGTCCCCTTTCTTTGTGCCAAACAACAGTGTTTCCATCATGAATGGAACAAATGAAGGTAAGTTATCTTTGAACATTTATTCTCAAaaggttgatgttttttttttgttgacccAGTTATTGTACAACCAGGTGACTCACTTACTGAGGATGCTTTACACAAAAGTGCTCTCGTAATTGTTTTTACAAGAGGTCTGTCCtagagacaaataaataaaccagtGTGAGTTTCTGTTCCACGCCCAATAATTTAGTGCGATCCTCCACATCACTCATTAAGACTCCCTCACTATGCTATGTTTCATCATACAGTATGTACCAGTCATTATCCACACTTTATGAGCGCAATAACTTGACATCTGAGGCAAATGTAATTACCTGGGCTGGTCTTAGACCAACTTTGCTAATTTAATATAACCCTCAAAGGAAACTAAAAGTCATCTTCAACTCTAAATTTAGTCTTTGAGGTTGAAGAGCTTTAACTGTATGGAACAGGGCCAGCTGTAACAGAGACTAATGCAGACATTTTCCTTTCCTGTGCTGTTTTAGGAGTCCTCGCTTGGGTCACAGTGAACTTCCTTACAGGTAAGACATGACTTGTGTTTTGCTATGTTGGTGTTAGTGGTCAGGAGGCTCCATATCTGAGGCTCCAGTGTACACAGAAAGACGGCTGTAAGAGACTCTTGTCTCCTGTCTGAGGTTATGAGATTGAATCACTGGCCCCAAAACAGGTTGCATAAACAAGCAATATTTCCTCAAGTTTTTCACACAATTATGACAAcatcagatttatttaaaacatcagCCTGAGGCAGCAAACCAAAAGGGTATTTTCCCTCTTGGTGGgaaaacatgcatacatatttCTGACACTAGTGCTTGTAAAAGTTATAAACTGATCTCTTAATAAACCTGCAGAAGTTTCCTTCACTCCGGTTGACCTGTTTGCCTTTGGCCTTATTTTCCACAGGTCACTTGTACTCCAACACAAGGAGGACAGTGGGCATCCTGGATTTGGGTGGAGGGTCTACACAGATCACTTTTCTTCCCAAGTCAAAGGTGAATCAAATATTCTGAGATGAttaaatttaaaacagttttcaccaaaaacaaacaaccactAAACAACTGCTTTTCCTCCAACAGAAAACAGTGGATTCTGCTCCCCCGACTTACATTGCCAATTTCAACCTCTTTCAAAATACATATCAGCTCTACACACACAGGTAAAGAACACACAAAGATGCTCTTTTTTCACACATTATATTCTGTTCATCAAGATCTACAAATCGATCTGATTATGAACACTGATTTTGTTTCACGATCACACAGCTACCTTGGAAATGGCCTGTATGCAGCTCGACTTGCAACACTTGGAGCACTGGGATCTGATGGTAAGCTTCTTGTGCTTTTAGTCACCTTTCTCTTTCAGTCATTCCACCAGTGAGCAATTGCAAAAcagttttcttgttttgtttttttcccaagGTCTTGAATGGAAGATTTTCACAAGTTCCTGCCTCCCGAAGAAGTTCAGACAAGATGTGACTTTTGGAGGAGACACCTACAAAGTTAGCGGGATTCCAGACGGTAAGATAAAAGCAGGCTGAGGTTTTGATTGCCTTCCCAGTGCCTTGGATCCGGCGATCCATGCattcctttccctctctctggaaCCCAATAGAGTACAGTATGATACAGTCTTGCATGAGAACATTTATGCGCTGAAGTTTCTGTAACCTTGGCGCCAAACGCATGTTttgtcatcctctctctctctgtcctccctcttgAACAATTATACTGCAGTCAACCTTGTATTTAAACGAAAAGAAAACTGTCAGTTAACTTCACAAATAAGGCAGTCACTCCCATACCACAGTCAAGTAGCCAAAAGATGCTGGGCTTGTccctgagttgtttttttttgtgtaacgAGTGGCTTGATCTGGACCGCTCACAATTATGTGGTAAAAATAGACAGCCCAACAGGGCCGTGCTAACTGCTGCTCTTGTCAGCACATGGTTTCGCCGGCACAACTGAGCCGACCATACTCATGGGGCTGTGTAAAACTCGTCCTTCTGGGGCTTCCCTTGTATATTATATGGTGAGCCCCCAGCTTCAACCCATGGCTGACCTCAAACCGAGGCTCCAGACTCGTCTCATTGCATTCCAACCATCGCTGGCTCTAAGCACCTTTAACTCATTGTTCACTCCATCATTTCCAATAAAAGTTGCATAAATCTTTGACTAAACCACACTTACATTTTCTCTCCCTCACCTCAGGCTATGCAGGCTATAAGCTGTGCTACTATGAAGTCATGAGGGTGATCAAAGGAATAGTGCACCAGCCGTATGAAGTGAAAGGCAGCAGCGTCTTCTACGCCTTCTCCTACTACTTCGACCGAGCTGTGGATTCTGGCCTCATAGGTGAGTGGGCACAGACCAAACAGTCACAGTCCTTCAGTACCATTATCTCTCAGGGTAATGATCATCTTTTGCACAAAATGAGCTATTCTAATTGAATGTTGCATGTTTTCTCTGCACAGATGAGAGCCGAGGTGGTGCAATTGAAGTCAGGGATTTTAAGAAGAAAGCCAAGGAAGGTAAGAGTTACATGCTCTTCTCTTAACCTACAATTTTCCAAGTTACATTTATGTTTCAGTCTTCCAACCACTGAAACATTATGAAACAGATTTCACGCTGTAAAAACATCACATCGCTGAGCTCTTTCTGGGCACAAACATTTGGCTAAAGTACCCCAAAATTGGTACATTTTATCTTGAGGTTATAGGATAAATGTGGTTTGTAAAATAAtatcataataaaacatattaACCGATGCACACCATGCTAATCAACTTATGACACTCCTAATATTCCTGTAGAAGCAGATTTTTAGCAAGTAGGACCGAGGTTGGTGCATTACATAAGACTGTTTGTGTTGTGAGAACACTGTCACATGGTCTCGAGGAACAGCTCTGGCTCAGGCAGGGCTGGCATCTGAGCTGAAGACGTCTGTCTGGCCTCAGCAGGAGGGCACCTGACAGCCACACACCACCTGACACATACTGAAACGCACAAACTGTGAGCTAGGCCACCCACCCACACCCTGCAGCCTTGTGCTGACCCTCGCCGTTCTCCTCGCACCTCCCTGTTTATTCagccaaacaaaacagaaaggcCATCTTTTAATCATGTAACACTGGGGTTTGAATGGGTGTTTTTTTGTAAAAGCATGGAACAAGACCTCATTGTGATGCAGTAAAGACACTCtgtaaaatagttttttttttttgcagtcatGTGAAACCTGTGTTAATGTttgaaacttgtgttttttgtgttctcAGTGTGCAACAAAATGACCAAATACCGTGCAGTCAGCCCCTTCCTCTGCATGGATATGACATATATCACTTGTCTGCTAAAAGAGGGCTTTGGCTTTAAAGACAGCACTGTGCTGCAGGTGAGCAAATCAAATCGGTTCAAAATATGCAAAGCAACACTAATGCTCTTTTTGTAAAGCGCTTCAAAAGGCTTAAACACTGTACTTTTCAAACCAGATTGACTGAGGGTGTGGGAAAAAGACTTTCTTAATGGTGATCTTTCTGTCACTCTGTTCAACAGCTGGCcaaaaaagtaaacaatgtGGAGACGAGCTGGGCCCTGGGAGCAACCTTTGACTACTTCAGAAACCTCAACATCCACTAAGGACAGCTCGCTGTCGCTGCAGCCGGCACTGAGAGGGACAGTCTGTCACTGTGGGGGCTACCCGTCCTCCACCCACCCTCAATCAGCCTGTCACCCTCACAGACACACCTGGTCCCCCCTTCCTCTTTCCTCAACCTCAGCACCCTAGAActgttgaaaaaaagaaatcactaTATTTTTATAAGGCCAGCTATTTCTACTGTATGTTGAGCCCATAACTGGTGGgctgactttatttttttctgtaaaaaagggtttacattttttattccttATGGGTGTCTGATCAGTCGTGAGATCTTTCTCACTTAAAGCGTGTAGAGGGTAGTTTAGAAGCGATACAACCAGTCATGGTATTTTGGTGCTTACTGTGGTCCTGGTGTGCACTGTGCAGAGCAGTGGAATGATTTAGAGACTGGTTGCTGGAAGTGCAACTATAGTTTACTCTGTAAATGCTTACAAATCAATTTCTTTTTATACTCACTGTAAAGGATTTTACAGAACCCTAACTCATATTCCCTAAACCTTAGACACTTTTTGGAAATCGAGCAGATTACAACCGTACAACTTCTTTGACCTTCGCACATTACACTTTAATCGCAGATATTGTAGCTACAACATGATCAGTTGTTTTGATGTCGACCAAAAAGTTGTACATATTTATAAAGAGAAAAGTGGAAAGTGAGAACTGTGGAGAGCAGCCTCTCACAGACTGTGTTTTACATGTATGGGAGTAATGCCTGTATTTTACACTTCGGCCATTATTTCTTGTTGTGTCTACAGAAGAAAGGACCTTATCAGGCATGGCTTAATTGCAGGGGACTCAGTCCTGAGCTGTATTTTAGACTAGCAGAAGGGAAACCTCTCATCAAGGGTAGATAAAGCATCCAACAACATAATTCACAGCCATTAAACGcagcaaaaatgaaaacagaaattatGTAAAAAGCTTGAAACCCacaacacttttattcattgcTAGTTGCTCAAAAACATTAGTTATATTAAATTCTGTGTGATTTGTCTTATGAAATGTACAAATATTTATATAACTGAAAGTTTTTCTAATGTAGAATATTTGAATTATCCTCactaaaataactcttcatattttCCTCTGTAAGCCTTGCCTttgctgtttttcatttattacatGTTCAATAACTACTGCTGTGTATATACATAATGTCAACTTTTATTAGCAAAGTATTTTGGACAAAAACTGCTTTTTGCTTTGCGAAAGCTTTGTGCTGCACATTTGCTCAGAAATGCCTCTATGTGCATCAGGATGACTAACCTGGTGACTGACAATATGTAAATTGTTTTTACTAATTCCAGTGAAATGTGTGTCTACATGtatgttttaataaaatatgaaaaatatactctgtatttatctattttttttatccagACATGCAAATGGTAATGAAATGCCCTTTGGTGCACTCTTATCCTAAAACCCTATATAAAAGTTGCTTTTCACAATTGAgcttaaaatgttttataaaattGCAAACTTTGGCTCTGCCACATTATTTATTCCAGCTTTGCATCGTTTCCTACATGATCAACATGTTTGTGATGAGTTAAAATATACTCCTTGTGCACTTTTGTTATTGTAGATGTATTCTGGAGTAAGGCACATATAAGAACAAACAAGTCACATAAgagttaaaatatatattttaatatctaatttttacattcacatttttacagccaTTCAGGTTTACAACCCTTTGCACATTCACAAACAACCACAGCATGACTGATGGGTCACTTGCCTGCAAACGCCATGATCTGCTCCTGCAGAGTAAAAAGAGACATCAACAGAGAAACTTGGTTACCTTTGACTCATGCTTAGTAAAACCCTCTAAAGGGGAACCTGTAAACCAGCACACTCACAACATTTAATATGGAGAAAATGCCACGTTTAACTTTGTGCCTCCAAAGTGAAAGGGCTTTACAACCCGCTACAGTTGTGTTGGTCTGAATCACTTAGTAGAGTATAAAGCCATTTCACATGAGTGGTCGTAATAAAAGGGGTGTGAAAACACAAGCCAACACCGCTGTCCGCTGCCCCAGGGCCAGCACTGCACCCCACCCACACACTTTTGGTAACACTAA encodes the following:
- the entpd5a gene encoding ectonucleoside triphosphate diphosphohydrolase 5, which encodes MTTVSVKVSIICYDGVSCLFFTSTMAAPSLLLTVTVWLLSESLLTEATYYRHHRYVPHFYRYREHSANAENLLPEISNPAPAVTQPRVPTYPEIPEVFHPVPEVIHPIPEAFNPVPEVVYPAPEPFHRPLVHEPEPEASSPVNVSRVFFGIMFDAGSTGSRIHIYKFIQKDPVELPVLDNEMYHAVKPGLSAYKDNPEEGGNTIRQLLKIAKKTVPEDYWKRTPVVLKATAGLRMLPEDRAIAILKEVRDVFDESPFFVPNNSVSIMNGTNEGVLAWVTVNFLTGHLYSNTRRTVGILDLGGGSTQITFLPKSKKTVDSAPPTYIANFNLFQNTYQLYTHSYLGNGLYAARLATLGALGSDGLEWKIFTSSCLPKKFRQDVTFGGDTYKVSGIPDGYAGYKLCYYEVMRVIKGIVHQPYEVKGSSVFYAFSYYFDRAVDSGLIDESRGGAIEVRDFKKKAKEVCNKMTKYRAVSPFLCMDMTYITCLLKEGFGFKDSTVLQLAKKVNNVETSWALGATFDYFRNLNIH